In the Paenibacillus sp. FSL R7-0337 genome, GGAAGAGCTGGATTATATGGTGAGGCTACAACCCGATTACGTATTATTTCATTATCCCAAGCCGGTTATCCTAGATCCTCAGTTGGACTGGAGCTCCTGGCGATTTGCTGACAGGAAAGAATATATTTATGAGAATGACCTCTCTCTGAATGAACTGATACAGCACAGCAAAGTTCTCTTCGACTGGCTTAGCCGGAAGGGCCGGGAGTACCGGTTCCAGCCCATTTTGGAGTTCGACGGACTGAACAGTTATATCTGCCAGCATAATTTTCTGGAACAGCTCTTGCTTGCCTATCCGGATATTAAGCTATGTCTGGATACCGGCCGGTTGTATCAGCAGGATAAGCTTGACCCTAATTTCGATGCCCGTGCCCTTCTGAGAAAATACACCAAGTATGCGGCATTGATCCATCTGTCGAATGTTCAGATTAACGAAACTATCCAGCACGGCCATTACCCGGTCCTGCCGGAGTTAAGCGCCGGGGAGGGCTGGGCCCCGATCGAAGACTATCTCACCATTATCCGTGAGGAGAACAGCGAAGTGAACATCATGTTCGAGCACCGCTCTGACCTCATCTCCGCACAAGATCTGGACCGTTGTTATGCATGGGTAGATCATATCCTAAACGGAGTCCCCGAGAATCCTCCGGCTTCTCCACCGCGATGATGGCACTGCCTACCCCGAATAATTGTGAATGCACAGGCGCATGATACAATGGGACCGTAACGTCCTTGCCTTAATTTAACACAAGAGGAGTGACAGATGTGGCAATCAATGTGTACCTGAATTTCAATGGCAATACCCGGGAGGCTGTAGAATATTACGCTGAAGTATTCGGGACCGAACCTCCGCATATCATGACCTTCGGCGAGGCTCCGCCCGATCCGTCCCATCCTGTACCGGAAGAAGCCAAACATCTCGTCATGCACGCCAATCTGATGATTGCCGGCAGCCCGGTCATGTTCTCTGACGTATTCCCCGGCATGCCGTTCACGGAAGGGAATAATATCAGCCTATCGGTGACGGATACCGATGAAGAGAAGATTCGTCTCTGGTTCAACAAGCTGAAGGAAGGCGGAACTGTACACATGGAGCTGCAGGAGACCTTCTGGAGCAAGGCCTACGGGAACCTGAAGGACAAATTCGGCATTCACTGGCAGACTAGCCACGACAACGGCCAGAACGGCTAACTCCCTTAGTAGTTTCCTATTCACAAAAGCGCTTAGGATATGACGGTTCTTCCCTTGGAAGGACAGCATATCCTTTTTTTTCTGCGGCCTCATAATCCCAGCGTAAACGTAACATTTCAAAGTTGTAACCTGATTTTTAATGCGCTTACATCCTGTTCTATGTTTTAATTGTAATAACGTTATGTATTTCATCCTACTGTAAAGGAGACTAACTTATGGAAATATCCTCATTTTTGCTGCCCAAGGATCAAGTGGCATTCATCACCTCCTCGATTTCTATGCGGGAAGCGCTGGATCAGCTGGAGAATCATTATTATTCGGCCATTCCAATTATTGACGATGCCGGTAAATATGTTGGGACCTTGTCGGAGGGCGATCTGCTATGGAAACTGAAGAACACCGATGGTCTGAGCTTCGCGAATATGAACGAGGTGACTGTTGGCTCCATTCAGCGTCATGTGCATAACGAGAGCGTAGAGATCCACGCGCAGATGGAGGATATGCTGACCCTGGCAGCAGACCAGAACTTCGTCCCGGTAGTGGACGACAGCGGAATCTTCCTCGGCATCATCCGCCGCAAGGATATCATCGAGTATTACACACGGAATATTACAGATTAACTCAGATGCAGCTGCAGCAAAGGCAGGACTGTCCTACATGGACGGCCCTGCCTTTGCTGCGTGATGCGGGTCTTTAACCCCTTAATTCTTCTATAGCTCTGTCAAAATAATCGTGCCCTGCGGGGTGACCGCCAGCGTATGCTCATACTGGGCCGATAGACCCCCGTCAATGGTGCGCGCAGTCCACCCGTCTGCATCCACCTTGGTCCGGTAGCTGCCGGTATTGAGCATCGGCTCAATGGTGAACACCATGCCTTCCTTAATCCGCGGGCCTTTACCGGCCGGGCCGTAATGAGGCACTTCAGGTGCTTCGTGCATCTCGGAGCCAATCCCGTGACCGATGAAGTCCCGGACAACGGAATAACCGTTAGATTCGGCATATACCTGAATAGCATGCGCTACGTCGCCTATGCGGTTGCCGGCTACAGCCTGCTCGATGCCTTTGAACAGAGATTCTTTGGTCGTCACCAGCAGCTTCTCCGCCTGCTCACTAATTGTACCCACCCCGTAGGACCAGGCCGAATCTGCCAGCCAGCCGTTCAGGTTGACTACCATATCAATCGTAACAATATCTCCATCCTTCAGCTCCTCATGCTTAGGGAAGCCATGGCAGATGACATCATTCACAGATGCGCAGGTGGCATATGGATAACCGTGATAGCCCTTCTGCTCCGGGGTTGCGCCATGCGATAGAATGAACTTCTCGGCAAACTGGTCGATCTCCCAGGTGGTAATTCCCGGCTTGATCAACTTGGCAATCTCCCGGTGGCATTCCGCCAGGATTATGCCGGCTGCCCGCATCTTCTCAATCTCTTCCATCGATTTCATAATGATCATTCAATTCGCCTCTTCTGTACAGAATCCATTACTCACTATATATAATGGCTCTTGATTATAATGGGGTAGTGCTACTCTATATTATGTAAGAAAACTTCCGAAAATCCAAAAAAACAAACAAAATAAACCTGTCTTCCGCAAAAACACAAGTGGAAACGGTGCCGTCCTTTTAGGGACGGCACCGTTTCAGCGAGAAATAGAAGGATAAGTTATCGGGTGAAACCTATAAATTCTTATATTTCCAGAAAACAGGCTCATAACTAACCTTCCTATGATGGCTATTCCGTACAAGTTACTGGTAGCTATTGCATATGCAGACCGCCAGGCATCAGCTGTTAGTCGTGGAAATTGAGCCCCGAAGTAACTTCCTTGACGTACCCGCTGCGGATCACATAATCGCCGAAGTGCTCACCGGCAAGGCGCTCTCTGGCATAACCATGAATAATCGGCCCAAGAGTGTCCAGAATCTCCTGCTCGTCAATGTTCTCCTTGTACAGCTTGTTCAGCCGGTCTCCAGTAAACCCTGCACCCAGGTACATATTATATCTGCCCGGACCTTTCCCGATAAAAGCAATCTCGCCGAGCGCCGGTCGGGCACAGCCGTTAGGGCAGCCGGTCATACGGATGATAATCTCTTGGTTGCGCAGCCCGGCTTCATCTATGATAACCTCCAGCTTATCCAGCAGGTGCGGCAGATAACGCTCTGCTTCCGCCATAGCCAGCCCGCAGGTCGGCAGGGCTACACAGGACATCGCACTTCTGCGCAGTGCAGAATGATGGGCCCCGTCCGTCAGCCCGTACTGCTTGGCAAGCTCTGTAATCTTGCGCTTCTTCGCCTGGGTCACTCCGCCGATAATCAGATTCTGGTTCGGGGTCAGCCGGAAGTCTCCGCTGTGAATCTTGGCAATCTCGCGCAGGCCGGTCATCAGCAGGTAGCCCTCCTGATCCTGAATCCGTCCGCTCTGGATATAGAGCGTCAGGTTCCATTTGCCGTCCATCCCCTTCACCCAACCATAGCGGTCGCCATTATGATCGAAGTGATAGTCGCGCGCCGGCTCCAGTGTCCAGCCCAGCCGTTCGTGCAGCTCTCCCTTGAACCACTCCAGCCCGTGCCGGTCGATCGTATACTTGAAGCGGGCGTTCTTGCGGACTGAACGGTTGCCGTAATCACGCTGAATCGTAACTGTCTTCTCGGCCAGATCAATCATCTGCTCCGGACGGCAGAAGCCAATGATCCGTCCCAATTGGGGATACGTATTCGTATCGCCATGCGTCATTCCCATACCGCCGCCGACCGAGACGTTGAAGCCAGCCAGCTTGCCGTCCTCCAGAATGGCGATGAAGCCCAGATCCTGGGAGAACACATCTACATCATTGGATGGGGGCACCGCCAGGCCAATCTTGAATTTGCGGGGCAGGTAGACCGGGCCGTAGATCGGCTCAACCACCTTGCTGTCCACAACCTTTTCGCCGTCCAGCCAGATCTCATGATACGCACGGGTACGCGGGGCAAGATGATCACTGATTTTGTGGGCCCACTCCTGGACCTCGGCATGAACCTCCGACTGATACGGGTTCGGACCGCTCATCACATTACGGTTAACGTCTCCGCAGGCCGCAAGCGTGGTCATCAGGGTGTCGTTGATCGTTCTGATCGTCTTCTTGAGGTTCCACTTCAGCACCCCATGCATCTGAAAAGCCTGCCGTGTCGTCAGGCGCAGTGTCCCGTTGCCGTACTTATGGGCCAGCTCATCCATGACCAGCCACTGTGCAGCAGACGCCACACCACCGGGCGCTACTACCCGCAGCATGAACTGGAACGCCGGCTCCAGCTTGGAGCGTTCCCGCTCACTGCGCAGATCCCGGTCATCCTGCATATAGCTGCCGTGGAATTTCAGCAGCCGGTTGTCATCCTCCGGCAGACCTCCTGTAATCGGATTGCTAAGGGTCTCGACAAGCGCACCGCGCAGATAATTACTCTCCAGCTTAATATGTTCAACATCACTCGGCGGTCCGCCAATCGGCTTCACCGCTGGTTCATTGTTTGCCATTGCTGATTCTCTCCTCTTCCGCTTAAGTCCCGCTTAATAAACATCCCGCTGGTAACGCTGCTCCTGCTGAAGGGTCTCCAGATAGGCGGCAGCCGCTTCTGCACTTTGTCCGCCTTCCTCCTGGATCACTGTAAGCAGTGCGGAATGCACATCATGAGCCATATGCTTCTCATCGCCGCACACATAGATATGTGCCCCTTCCTGCAGCCAGCGGTACAGCTCCTTGCTCTGCTCCAGGATACGGTGCTGTACATACACCTTCTCCTCAGTGTCGCGTGAGAAGGCCACATCCAGCCTGCTGAGGACACCGTCCTTCAGCATCCGCTGCCAATCCGTCTGGTAGAGGAAGTCTGTAACGAAATGACGGTCTCCATAGAACAGCCAGCTCGGACCCTCAGCACCCTGCTCCTCACGCTCCTCCAGGAAGGAACGGAACGGGGCAACGCCTGTGCCCGGACCGATCATAATTACCGGTACACTGGAATCAGCGGGCAGCTTGAAGTTCGGATTGTTCTGGATATATACCGGCAAAGTAGCACCCGGCTGTACACGCTCAGCACAGTGTACCGAGCAGACACCGTAACGCTCACGGCCATGTGACTCGTAACGCACAGCCCGCACCGTGAAGTGTACTTCATCCGGGTTGGCATTGTAGCTGCTGGCAATGGAATACAAGCGGGCCGGAAGCTTGCGCAGGATGGTCACGAAGATGCTGGCCGGAGCATTCCAGGGTCCATAGTCTTGCATAAGATCCAGCAGATCACGGCCCTGGATATATTCCTTCAGTTCCTGTTCCCGCCCGGAGGCCAGCAGGTCCTTCAGGGCAGGTGCCGAGTTAAGCGTGGCAGCCTGCTCCAGGAGCGGCTTCGTCAGCACCGTAATTTCATAATGCCGCAGCAGCGCTTCCTGTAGCGTGCCTTCTGCGCCCTTCTTGTTCAGCGGAACACGTTCATTCGCATCCCAGCCCATAGCGGCAATGATCTCTTCTACCAGCTGCGGGTGGTTCTCGGGATAGACGCCAAGCGAATCCCCCGGCTCAAAGGTGATATTCGATCCGGCAAGCGACAGCTCCAGATGGCGGGTCTCGCGGTCTGAGCCGCGCCCGTTCAGATTAAGATTCTCCAGTACTTCGGCATGGAAAGGATGATTTCTTGAAAAGCCTGATTCCAGCGACTCCGCGCTCTCAGCAGCCTGAACCGCTGCATCCGCAATTCCTGAAACGTTCTGTGCGCCGTTAAGCGAGCTGATGACCTGGCCGAACCACTCGGCCACCGGCTCATCGTAATCGAGGTCGCAATCTACACGCGGGCTTAACCTTTGAGCGCCCAGTTCTTCCAGCTTCTGATCGAAGTCTTTGCCGGTCTGGCAGAAGAATTCATAGGAGGTATCGCCTAGCGCGAGTACCGAGAAGCGCAGGCCTGGAAGCTGCGGTGCTCTTTTGCTGTAGAGGAATTCATGGAAGGCACGGGCATTATCCGGCGGTTCCCCCTCGCCATGGGTGCTAACCAGCAGCAGCAGGTTCTCTGTCTTCTTCAGTCCATTCGGCTTGAAGCTGTTCATTGCAGAGACTGTGACCTTAAATCCCTGCTCCTCCAGCTTGCGGGAGAGGCTCACCGCGAGCCGCTGGCAGTTGCCGGTCTGGGAGCCGAACAATACGGTCACTTCACGCGATGCTTGCTGCGAAGCGACTGTTGCTGACTCTACTACTACTGCTGGAGCAGCGGATACTGCTTGGACGCTTGATCCCTGGTTGCCCTGCACCGACAGCGCAGATAAATACCCGCTTAACCATACCTGTTGTGAAGGTGTCAGCGTAGGCAGAAGCTGGTTCAGCAGCTCTGCCTGGTTCTCATTAAAAGGACTGTTCGTAACTTGTAGTTGCAACAATATCGACCTCTCCTTAGCGTGCAATCTTCTTTCCTCTTAATATCATGAACTCAGGCTAACACAATACCGGCAAACGATCAACGAATCTTATAACAGCCATCATGTTCTTAAAAAGGTAAATACTTGCATAAAATGCACAAAACCCGGCTAAATCATAGTAAAACGCTCTGATTTAGCCGGGTTCATTACTAATTATGATAAGTTGCATTAGATAAAATGATAGACCGGAGTGCTAAGAGGCTGGAATTTATAACGGTCTGCGGGCTGCGGGTTGCCGGAAATGGTCCACAAGCAGGTACACCAGGATCAGAAGGCCTCCGGCATTGATCGCCAGATCGGCCAGATTAAGAATCCCTCCCCGGTCCCCGAAGACCAGGAAATCAGTCACCTGGTGATAGAGTACCCGGTCGATGGCATTACCGATGGCCCCGCCTACCAGGAAGCCGCTGGCTGCTTCGAGCAAGGGGCCGCGGATTTTACCCTGACGCCGGTAATAGAAGATTGCTGCTACAAAAATCACGGCAACAATCGCAAAATATTTGCCAAACCCCTGAAATGAGCTAAAGGCCGCGCCGCTGTTCTCATAGTATACAAACCGCAAATGCGGTGTCCAGGAGGGAAGCATCTCCCCAAGCTCCATATGGGTACGCACTATCCATTTCGTTGCCTGATCAAGCATCAGAACGAGGACAGCTATCAGATAAAAAAGCATCGGCAGTTCCCCTATCTTCTCTAGTTGTTCAACTCACAGGATCAGTCTACCACATTTATCTGGATACTTACAAAAATATAGCCGGACCATCCCATCAGGGACAGTCCGGCCGTAATTGGTCAGATGATTCCGTATCATACACCTGCTGCGGGATATGCCGGGTTCCAAACCCTGCTTACCTTAGGCATGGTTAACATTCGTTGACTTCGCTTACCAGGCATACGCTTCCGGTGCCGGCTTGCCCGGTCCCGGAAAAATCTCATCCAGCTTCTTCAGCGTGGCCTCATCCAGCGTAATCTCGGTCACCCGCAGGGAGTCCTCGAACTGCTGGGTCGTGCGCGGCCCGATAATCGGTGCGGTCACAGCCGGATTCGCCAGTACCCAGGCCAGAGCAACCTGATCTTCATGCTCCCCCAGCTCTTTGCAGAGCGCGGAGAACTGTTCCAGCTGGCTGCGGTGCTGCTCCAGCTTGGCTGAACGGGCGCTGCGCACCCCGGTCTTAGCGAGTGCATTACGTCCCAGCAGGCCTCCGGCCAGCGGACTCCACGGAATGACACCTAGGCCCAGCTCCTGTGAGGCAGGCAGCACTTCAAGCTCTGGCGTCCGCTCGAGCAGGTTGTAGAGATGCTGCTCGGAGACAAGGCCGAGGAAATGGCGCTCCTTCGCCTTCGCCTGGGCAGCAGCAATATGCCAGCCCGCAAAGTTACTGGACCCGATATAGTCGGCTTTACCCTGGGACACGAGGATCTCGAATGCTCCCCACAGCTCGTCCCACGATACGTTCCGGTCGATATGATGCATCTGATATAATTCAATATGATCGGTCTGCAGGCGCCGCAGCGAGCCCTCGAAATGCCGTCTGATCTTGTAGGCAGACAAGCCTGAGCCGGAATTAGGACCGTCCTGCTCGTCGAACATGTCATTGTAGACCTTGGTGGCCAGCACTACCTTCTCGCGCCGTCCGCCGCCCTGCTGAAACCAGCGGCCGATAATTTCCTCCGTCCAGCCCCGCCGGTCCTGGCCGCCGTATACATTCGCTGTATCGAAGAAATTAATTCCCGCATCGAGGGCCGCATCCATAATTCTGAAGGCTTCCTTCTCCTCCGTCTCCGGCCCGAAATTCATTGTCCCCAGACACAACTGGCTCACCTTCAGCCCCGATTTACCCAAATAACTGTACTTCATCGCAATTCCTCCCTTTCACTCCTGCTAGATTGGCTGCTTCATATTCACTATAACCCTTAGAGTCTACTCTAAAGCAAGTTTTGCCGGGAACCGAATAAGCATACAAAAAAACAAGCCCCCCGAAAGAGACTTGTTCCGCTATAACTATATTCCATCATATTATTGCATTACCCATATACTCACTAAGCAGATACTCAGCACTACTCGATACTCACTCTAGCTTTCGCCAAGCGCCGAACCATGTCCGGCCTCACCGTTATCCGGGAACAGCACCTCGCCTGTCTTCAGCTGAATGTCCACAATCTCCTGAAGCGTACCCGACAGCTCGCCAGGCGGATAGGGCTTGGTCAGATATTTCCGCACGTTATCCATCATGCTCTTATTGTCCTTATCCAGCGCCGAGGAGATGACTATCGGCACCTTCTCGGTCCGGGGATCATTCTTGAGCATGCAGATCAGATCCCAGCCGTCCAGCTCATCGCCCAGCATCAGATCCACAATAATCGCTACGAAGGGCGTTTTGACGGCCTGGTCAAAAGCTTTTTGCGGATGATAGTGATGGGTGACCCGGAAGCCCTTGCCCTTCAGCTCCTCCGAGAGCAGCAGCGACAGGCTGTAATCATCCTCCACAATCATTACATTCGGCTTCTGCTCCTTGCTGGCGTTCCATCTATGGGAAGGCTCCTCCTCCGGGTGGCCGGTCTCGGCCTGCATCAACGGAAGACGGAACCATACTGTCGAACCTTCGCCTTCAACAGACTCAATCCCGATTGTTCCCTTCTGCTTCTCAATAATTTCCTTGCAGATAGCCAGGCCGAGCCCCGTACCGCCAATCCGCT is a window encoding:
- a CDS encoding TIM barrel protein, which codes for MKRFMIGQYGGFDYGKFHRDFKAEFYGIEACSFPSDEACQTLIDAAQKYGFHTGVHYPLRANPARLRDALFLSPDDYVRSEAFQQIQEELDYMVRLQPDYVLFHYPKPVILDPQLDWSSWRFADRKEYIYENDLSLNELIQHSKVLFDWLSRKGREYRFQPILEFDGLNSYICQHNFLEQLLLAYPDIKLCLDTGRLYQQDKLDPNFDARALLRKYTKYAALIHLSNVQINETIQHGHYPVLPELSAGEGWAPIEDYLTIIREENSEVNIMFEHRSDLISAQDLDRCYAWVDHILNGVPENPPASPPR
- a CDS encoding VOC family protein; translation: MAINVYLNFNGNTREAVEYYAEVFGTEPPHIMTFGEAPPDPSHPVPEEAKHLVMHANLMIAGSPVMFSDVFPGMPFTEGNNISLSVTDTDEEKIRLWFNKLKEGGTVHMELQETFWSKAYGNLKDKFGIHWQTSHDNGQNG
- a CDS encoding CBS domain-containing protein; amino-acid sequence: MEISSFLLPKDQVAFITSSISMREALDQLENHYYSAIPIIDDAGKYVGTLSEGDLLWKLKNTDGLSFANMNEVTVGSIQRHVHNESVEIHAQMEDMLTLAADQNFVPVVDDSGIFLGIIRRKDIIEYYTRNITD
- the map gene encoding type I methionyl aminopeptidase, with product MIIMKSMEEIEKMRAAGIILAECHREIAKLIKPGITTWEIDQFAEKFILSHGATPEQKGYHGYPYATCASVNDVICHGFPKHEELKDGDIVTIDMVVNLNGWLADSAWSYGVGTISEQAEKLLVTTKESLFKGIEQAVAGNRIGDVAHAIQVYAESNGYSVVRDFIGHGIGSEMHEAPEVPHYGPAGKGPRIKEGMVFTIEPMLNTGSYRTKVDADGWTARTIDGGLSAQYEHTLAVTPQGTIILTEL
- the cysI gene encoding assimilatory sulfite reductase (NADPH) hemoprotein subunit, coding for MANNEPAVKPIGGPPSDVEHIKLESNYLRGALVETLSNPITGGLPEDDNRLLKFHGSYMQDDRDLRSERERSKLEPAFQFMLRVVAPGGVASAAQWLVMDELAHKYGNGTLRLTTRQAFQMHGVLKWNLKKTIRTINDTLMTTLAACGDVNRNVMSGPNPYQSEVHAEVQEWAHKISDHLAPRTRAYHEIWLDGEKVVDSKVVEPIYGPVYLPRKFKIGLAVPPSNDVDVFSQDLGFIAILEDGKLAGFNVSVGGGMGMTHGDTNTYPQLGRIIGFCRPEQMIDLAEKTVTIQRDYGNRSVRKNARFKYTIDRHGLEWFKGELHERLGWTLEPARDYHFDHNGDRYGWVKGMDGKWNLTLYIQSGRIQDQEGYLLMTGLREIAKIHSGDFRLTPNQNLIIGGVTQAKKRKITELAKQYGLTDGAHHSALRRSAMSCVALPTCGLAMAEAERYLPHLLDKLEVIIDEAGLRNQEIIIRMTGCPNGCARPALGEIAFIGKGPGRYNMYLGAGFTGDRLNKLYKENIDEQEILDTLGPIIHGYARERLAGEHFGDYVIRSGYVKEVTSGLNFHD
- a CDS encoding assimilatory sulfite reductase (NADPH) flavoprotein subunit, whose amino-acid sequence is MQLQVTNSPFNENQAELLNQLLPTLTPSQQVWLSGYLSALSVQGNQGSSVQAVSAAPAVVVESATVASQQASREVTVLFGSQTGNCQRLAVSLSRKLEEQGFKVTVSAMNSFKPNGLKKTENLLLLVSTHGEGEPPDNARAFHEFLYSKRAPQLPGLRFSVLALGDTSYEFFCQTGKDFDQKLEELGAQRLSPRVDCDLDYDEPVAEWFGQVISSLNGAQNVSGIADAAVQAAESAESLESGFSRNHPFHAEVLENLNLNGRGSDRETRHLELSLAGSNITFEPGDSLGVYPENHPQLVEEIIAAMGWDANERVPLNKKGAEGTLQEALLRHYEITVLTKPLLEQAATLNSAPALKDLLASGREQELKEYIQGRDLLDLMQDYGPWNAPASIFVTILRKLPARLYSIASSYNANPDEVHFTVRAVRYESHGRERYGVCSVHCAERVQPGATLPVYIQNNPNFKLPADSSVPVIMIGPGTGVAPFRSFLEEREEQGAEGPSWLFYGDRHFVTDFLYQTDWQRMLKDGVLSRLDVAFSRDTEEKVYVQHRILEQSKELYRWLQEGAHIYVCGDEKHMAHDVHSALLTVIQEEGGQSAEAAAAYLETLQQEQRYQRDVY
- the lspA gene encoding signal peptidase II, with product MLFYLIAVLVLMLDQATKWIVRTHMELGEMLPSWTPHLRFVYYENSGAAFSSFQGFGKYFAIVAVIFVAAIFYYRRQGKIRGPLLEAASGFLVGGAIGNAIDRVLYHQVTDFLVFGDRGGILNLADLAINAGGLLILVYLLVDHFRQPAARRPL
- a CDS encoding aldo/keto reductase, whose protein sequence is MKYSYLGKSGLKVSQLCLGTMNFGPETEEKEAFRIMDAALDAGINFFDTANVYGGQDRRGWTEEIIGRWFQQGGGRREKVVLATKVYNDMFDEQDGPNSGSGLSAYKIRRHFEGSLRRLQTDHIELYQMHHIDRNVSWDELWGAFEILVSQGKADYIGSSNFAGWHIAAAQAKAKERHFLGLVSEQHLYNLLERTPELEVLPASQELGLGVIPWSPLAGGLLGRNALAKTGVRSARSAKLEQHRSQLEQFSALCKELGEHEDQVALAWVLANPAVTAPIIGPRTTQQFEDSLRVTEITLDEATLKKLDEIFPGPGKPAPEAYAW